GTTCATCACATCGAAGTTGAAGAAGCTCCTCGGGCACTGGGCATAGCAGGCGCCGCACTTGATGCACAGGTCGCGCTCGATCTGCGGCTTGCCGCCCTCTATTGTGACCGCACGGACCGGACAGGCGGCGGCACAGGAACCGCAGCCCATGCACAGGCCCTGATTGATCACGTCGTACATCAGGTCGCAGCCGCAGGCCTCATCGCCGCGCTTTGCAAGGGCCATGAGGGGCTTGAGGTATGCACCGGCAAGCTCCTTCTGCTCGTCGGTACCCTTCAGGAGCAGGTACGCCATGAGACAGACGTTCCTGATCTGCTGCGGGGTCGGCGCACAGCCGGGGATGTAGACGTCGACGTCGATCAGGTCTCCGATCGGAACGTAAGACTCCATCTGGGGCTGGTTCCACTGGCCGCCACGGCAAAACCGGGTGATGTTCCCGTATGCCGCACAACCACCGAGGGCGACGACGATCTTCGCCTTCTCCCTGGTCTCCTTGATCTCTTCAACAGAGCACTTGTCCTGGAGGCAGACGGAGCCCTCGACGAGGGCGACGTCCATCTCAGGGACATGCCTGACATCCACAAGGGTCAGTGCATAGACGAGGTCTGCATAGTTGTCCAGAATCTTGAAGAGTCCTTCGTAGTTGTCTGCAAAGGAAACAAGGCATCCGGTACAGCCGCTCATGTGCACGTGCCCAACGGTAATCTTCTCTACCACAGGCTTTTCCTCCTTAATTCTCTCAGATGATTTTTCCACTTCGATCTCAGAAGGCTTCGCTACAGGTCTGGGTGCCGGTTGTGCGGCCTCTTTTTTGGCCACAACCGCTTTGGCTGGCTCTCCGGCAGCGGGTGCCTGCCGGGCCTCTTTGACGGGTGCAGGCCGTGGCGCCGGAGTTGGCACGGGCTTTTTCACCCATTTTACTGTCCCCTTATCCTCAGATGGCTTCGCCTCGGGCTGGACCATCGCCGTTACCGGCGCAGGCTCTGCCTTCGGGGCCGTCTCAGGTCTGGGTGGCTCCTTCCTTCCAAAGATGATCCCTTTTAGCTTCGCTAGTAGCCCCATAATCCACCCCAATCCTGGCAAGTACGTGACGTACTACCTTGGGTATGGCCTTCTGAACCTCTTCGGTGAGCCCGATTTCCATCTCGGGCGATGTTACCCGTTTCGGCTGGACACCGAGGATCGTGATCTCGACTCTGTCCTTCAGCCTCTGGAGCGGCTCGGTCAGGTCCCACGAATGGGCGTCCCGATAGCTCCCTGGCGGCAGGTCTTCAAGGGACAACTCCGCAAGCGTGCCCGGTTCCGCACCAAAATCCGCTATATCGACGACGATGATCTTTTTCGTGACCTCGGGGTCGATCAGCGTAAAAATAAAGTGCGGGGCTCCGAGCCCTGCGTCGATGGCCTTGACATTGTCGGGAAGTTGCATGCGGTTCAGTTCCTCGATCACCTCGGGCCCGAGGCCGTCGTCGGCGAAGAGGGGGTTACCACATCCCACAATCACGATTTCCGGGAATAACATGATCACTCGAGGAGTTTCTGGGCCACTATCTTCTTGTTCTCATCCACGACCAGCATGTGGGTTGCGCAGGATACGCACGGGTCATAGGCCCGAACGATGACTTCTGCGAGTTCCCACGGTGCGCCAGCGAGGGCGCGGCTGCAGGTCGGGAAGTTCCAGGTGGTCGGGACAAGCATGGAGAACCAGCGGACCTTGCCGTCCTTGACCTTTGTCAGGTGGACGTCGCAGCCACGCGGGGCCTCGTTGGCAGCCCAGCCAAGGCTTCCGTCGCCCTGCGGGATCTCGTCGGCAAGAACCTTGCCGGAGGTGTTGAGGGCGTCGGCGGCTTCCATGATGCCGTACAGGCACTCCTCGTACTCCATCTGCCTAGCGATCTGCAGGCCCATGGCTCCCTTCAGGTCGTAGTTCTTGAACTGGACGAGACGGGCACGCGGACCGACTTCGACAGGCTGACCGTCGTACAGGGGCACGCCCGTGCAGGCCTGCATCTGCGGCCAGGCCTTTTCGCCTGCCGGGGTGGTGCCTCCTACGGGATAGTCCTTGTCTTCGAGGGTGATCTCTTCCTCGCCCATATACCAGTCCCAGGGCCGGACTTCGGTCCAGCGCTCGGGGAACCAGGTCGGGTTGTCGTCAAGGCTGCTGCTGCCGTAGACCGGGGCCGCGGCCATGTAGCCCTGGTTGTGGTAGCCGAGGTCCTTCGGGATCGGGACCTGGCGGCCGGCAACCTCTGCCCAGTCGCGCTTCTGGAAGTTCCTGAAGACCGCGATCATGAACTCGGACTGCTCGTGGGCGAGCATCCGGCCTTCCTTCGCAAGGTCGTAGACCTTCTGCTTCGCCCTCGGGGAGATGTTCTTGTACATACCGCCGACACGCGGGTTCGACGGGTGGATGGCCTCTCCGCCGACGATCTCGCCGATGGTCTGGCCGATCTCACGGAGCCTCTGGATCCGGAGGGCGACAGACCGCACCGGCTCCTCGGGGGAGAACGGGTTGATCTTCGTGTCCGTACCCGGCAGGTACATGTCGGGCAGGGAGAGGATGTTGTGCAGTGCATGGCTGTGCAGCCTGTTTGCGCACTGGAGGATGTACCGCAGAAGCATCGCGTCCTCAGGGATGTAACACCCGACGGATGCTTCCATGGCCTCAGTCGCTGCAAGCGTGTGGGCGATCGGACAGATACCGCACACACGGGAGGCAATCTTGGGCACCTGCTCCATCGTCTTGCCGACGGCGAGCTTCTCGACACCCCTCACCGGGGTGATGGAAAGCCAGTCACCACGCTCGACGATACCCTCGTCATTTACCTTCAGGACGAGTTTGGAGTGGCCCTCGTGCCTCGTGGTTGGGGAAATCTCTACAACTTTCGACAAATATATCGCCTCATTTTAGTTGAGTTGTTCAAACAGCGATACCGTGTTTCGAACCTGTGCAATAGGTGTGACACGTACCACAGAAGTACGTCAGAAGCAATTACTTCGCCGTTTTAGTTATATCTTTCGATTCGGTACCGATCAATCAGGGAGGATTAACTCAGGGATACGAAAATCCAGAAAAATATGAGGGCCAATCGGACCGGGGCAAATAACCTCAAGGATACAGTAGAGATAGACAGATCTCTACCCACATCACCCCTCCGGCAACTGGTTTTTTTAGAAAACCTCGCGCGAAAGTATTTCACGGAGGATCAAGGGAGAAATCACATTCTTGTCCCTCTGATTTGGGGGTTTTCACCCCAGACCTCATGAAATAAAGGGGGATGGTACTCTCCTGCTCCGGGATTCCCACCTTCACTCTTCCCGGAACCAATCGCGCGTGGGTGTCAGGTAACGCATGACAATTCTGACTGAAACGAACCACCCGGAACCAATCGCGCGTGGGTGTCAGGGGGTGAAACTCCCGGCGAATACTATAAAAAAAGCGGAGGATTCGCCCACAGTCTCTGAGATCAAAGATGAGAGATCGATCCGATCATGAAGATATGCTATGAAAAACACTCGATCCGGAATGTACACGGTCCCCTTTGAAATCCAGATTACGTCCTCGGCCCGGTGTTCTTCATTCCGGTATGCTTGAGTCCCCCTGGACTCATGCCCGTATCTAAAGAACCAGGGAGTGGTGTGTCGGGGTGTGGCATCTTCGAATACCTCTGCCGACTGATACCTCTCTGAAATTAAGGGAGTTCAGTTGCAATCCGACATGCCCACCTGAAATAGTTCACTCTATCATCTCTTTCAGGGTCTCCTTAATCAATACCTTTTGCCGAATCTTGTACTCTTCAGACTCCAGATACTCGGACAATGCTATTTTGCAAATTCTCAAAATGTCATCGGGTTTCATTATTTCATCAGAGAGAGGAGACAAAGATAGATTTTTCAAAATTATATTGCGGGCGTGTTGCGCAATGGAAATCCCCTTTCCCTCTGCCTGAATTTTAAGGACAGCATAATCCTCGGGAGTTAACCGAATATTCACCATTTCAGTCTTTTTACCCTGTTTAGTCACAAGATATCATTGCTCCCTTTACAAAACAATATATCTATATTTCTGAAACCATAGATATCGGGGGCATCTTTATTGGTAACGAAAGATATCCTTGGTATCATGTACATGTATCGAGGATGGCAACAGACGAACCATCGGATCGGAGAATATAGGGCGCAAATACACCAACCTTCACACCACATAGAGAATTCTTCCCGTAAATCTCCCACCACCCCCCCGCAGGAGGGGCCGTTTCTCATACTCCATCACTGCAGTTCCGGGATAGCCCCAGGAACGGGACAACCATGATCTCAGTCCTGCTCGTAGACGACGACCCCATGATCCTCGACATCATCCGCCTGTATCTGGAAAGAGGGGGCGAATTTTCGGTGACGACATGTGAAGGGGCAATAGAAGCCCTCGATATCCTGGATAACAGGTTCTTCGACGCCATTATATCTGATTACGAGATGCCCGATATGGATGGCATCAAATTTTTAAAAATCGTCAGAGAACGCGGCGAAACGTCCCCCTTCATTATCTTCACTGGCCACGGACGGGAGGAGATTGTCATCGAAGCCCACACCGGCGGGGCGAACTTCTACCTCCAGAAAGGCGGCGACCCGAAGAAACAGTTCGCCACACTGAAAAATATGGTCGTGCGGGCAGTCCAGAACAACGGCACAAGGCAGCGCTGAGGGTTTTTCACTCGCATGGAAAGGTTGTCTCCGACCGGTCATTCTGCCTTCGTCACCTATATCCCGGAGAAAATGGGCGAACCGCCTGAGACGCACGTAATACTGCTGAAATGATCCGACGTCGCCACCGAAGACGTCCCAAAAGAAGAAAATTCGGGCTCTGTAGAAACCCTCACCTTTTCCGTGTATGAACGTGACCCAACCGCCTTCCTCCATCTTCGCACCGGGGGACTTTTGCCCCCGGACCCCCGCGCGAGGATTAGGCCTCAAAAGGGCAAACGGGCATCTTGAAGAGGGGACTGCCCTCCACCCCCTATCCTTATGGCGGGGGGCCGGGGGGTGCAGCCCCCCGGACGAGACACTCCAGAATAGGATTTCTACAGAGCCAAAATTCGGCTCTGTTGAATCTGGCATGAACTGTGGGCCCAAGCAGACCCATGAAAATTGTCCTGGGGCGATCTGCTGTTAAATGTGCCTTCCTGCACACTCTCGCCGGGGGACTGGCGACACCGATAGGTAGGAGGGGAAGGCAGTGGATCCGCGTCTGCTCTCATCGAAGGGAGAGAGACATCAACAAGAACATGAGGATTTCAACAAAGCCGAAAATTCAAAAAAGGGGGGGGTTTGGGGGGTTTAGTCTCCGTTCAGCTCTGCGATCAACTCGGCAAGCGTCGCCTTCCGCTCCGCGTAGGCGTCGTGCTGGTGGATGCTCTCCTCATTCGTCTGGCGGATGAGGATCATCGAGTCGCCGGGGAGGTCGCTGAAACGGGAGACGACATGCCGTGCCATCTCCCTGACGCAGTCCTCGACAAAGCGGGGGTTGCGGTGGGCCTGCATCACGACATAGTTCTCGTCGCCACGCTTGAGAAGTTCAAAGATCGAAGCGCTCATCGAGTCCTTCAGGACCTTGATGATCGTCTCCAGGGAGACATGCTGGTCGTCGTCGGTTTCGATGCAGAGGAAGCCGCGGCCGCGCTGGTTATGGGTGGCCATCGGCACCTCCTCAAAGAAGGCAGTGATCTTCTCCTGCTCGATACCCAGGTCCTGCATCACATGGACCGCATGGTCCTTCATGATGTCCTGGGCACAGGGGCAGGCAGTCATTCCGGTGACTTCAGCGCCGATGCTCTTCCTGATGATGGGGTGGTGACCGTTCCGCCTTGCGACCGCACGGGCGTGAACTTTCACGACCTCGTGACAACTCGTCTTCGAGACCGGAGTCTCACGGCGGACCATGAACTCGCTGCGCATCAGGACCTCGGTCCTTTCGGCATATTCATGGTGGTCGAGGAGTTTCCGTGCAACAACGCTGCAGAGTTCCTCGATCTCAGAAACCTTCCCATCAATGGCCTCCTGGAGCACTTCGTCTATAACCTCGAAGTTCCTGGAGAGGTTGGCCCCCTTCAGGCTGCCGGGGAGGTCGACAAAAACGTCGAAGTTCGAAATGAAGATCACAGGGCGCTTGCCTGGGCGGGAGACTTCAACCAGTTTTTTAACGTTTTTTACGCCGACCCTCGTCAGATTGATGCGGACATCTGGAGTGGTCGACTGTACGTCTGGCAGTTCCATTCTCGTAAACCTCAATTGGAAACTGATCTACGAAGCATGGCGCAAGAGGAAAGATATCGACGAGCGCCAGGATGTAGTGGTGAAAGGTACCCCCTATAGTTATTTATGAACTTCGTTATCACTAAGAAACGATAGAGTATGGTCGAGAAATATTTTGATGCCGATGCCGATATGGGCGTGCTGGCAGGGAAAAAGATTGCCGTCATCGGGTACGGCTCTCAGGGGCGCGGACAGGCGCTCAACCTCAAAGACTCCGGACTCAATGTTGTCATTGGGGTCAGGCCGGGGAAAAGCTGGGAAATGGCGATCAAAGATGGTCTGGAGGTTTTTCAGGTCGCCGACGCAGCGCGTGAGGCAGACGTCATTCAGATCCTCCTCCCTGATGAGGACCAGGCGGCAGTCTACCGGAGCGCAGTCAGGCAGGGCCTCACCGCGGGCAAGACCTTGATGTTCTCCCACGGGTTCAACATCCACTACGGCCAGATCGTCCCGCCGCCAGATGTCAACGTCGTGATGGTAGCGCCGAAGGGTCCCGGCCATATGGTGAGGCGGACGTACGAGGAGGGGAAGGGTGTCCCGGCGCTCATCGCCGTCGAGCAGGACGCAACAGGCGAGGCGAAGGCGATCGCCCTGGCGTACGCGAAAGGTATCGGCGCGACGCGGGCCGCGGTCTTTGAGACGACATTCAGGGAGGAGACCGAGACCGACCTCTTCGGCGAGCAGGCGGTCCTCTGCGGCGGGTGCACGTCCCTGATCAAGGCCGGGTTCGAGACTCTGGTCGCCAACGGGTATGCCCCGGAGATGGCCTACCTCGAAGTGCTCCACGAGCTGAAACTGATCGTCGACCTTATCTACGAGGGCGGGTTCTCAGGGATGCGGGGCTCGATCTCGAACACCGCAAAGTACGGAGACCTGACGCGGGGGCCGCGGGTCGTCGGCCCGGAGACCTATGAGGCGATGCAGGAGATCCTGGACGAGATCCAGGACGGCCGTTTCGCAAAGGAGTGGATCCTGGAGAACATGACAGGCAGGCCCGTCTTCACCGCCCTCACCCGTGCCGACGAGGAGCACGAGATCGAGTGTGTCGGCAGGGAAATCAGGGCGTTGATGCCACAGTTCCAGAAAAAATAACTCCTTTTTTTGACCGGCGGAGGGCACGTGAAATGAGTCGTCACCGCTTTTTCCCCTCTGCAAGGACGGGGGCGATGAGGTCTCTGAGCGTCCCGCGATCACGTGATGTCTCCCAGACCCCCGGTCCGTCCGGTGCCAGTGTGCGGATTATGTTCTGTTCTTCGCCACTGTCCACGAAGAACACCGCTTCGCTGATGGTGATCTGCCGCGGAGAACCATCGACGATATACCTCGTCTCGAATGTCGTGGGCTGAGAGAAGCGGAGGGCGACATAGGTGCTGTTTCGTTTCATCGCTGCCAGTTCTTCCTGAGAGAACCCAGTCTTGAGCTGCGCATTGATGCACCTGATCAACTCCTGGCATTCCGCATCGATGGCAGGATAGCGTTCGTCCTCGGGGTAGAGCAGGACGCTCCGACCCCCCGCTGGGTGGATGTCGAGATAGGCCGTGTCATTCCGCGGGGTCGGCTGCACCGTCGGGAGGACGGTCATGTTCTCCTGACCTTCCGGCGTTGCGGCGGGGAGAAAAACGGCGAGCAGGAGCACGACGACAAGCACGGCCGCAATACCGGCGGCAATGACATAGAGATATGCTTTTTTCATCAGATCGCCTCAAAAAAGGAGAAAGGTTGGATGATTACTTGACCTCCGGGATCTCTCCTTCGAACTCAGGATTACCACGCTCAGCAGCAATAGTGCCGCAGGTATGGAAATAACCCACATTTTCCTTTGTTCATTCATTCCATCTACCTCCGCTTTATCCCGGAGGCGCGGGCCATACCTTCAAGTAACAGAAGGGAGTACAGTGTCATACCTCCGGGCACGTGCGGGGCCCCGTCAGAGTCTTGACAACGTGGCGGGGCCCTGCCGGGAGATTCTTTTGATCTCCACAACACGAAATATCCGTGCCGTATTATATATCATTTCTGGCACGATCATCTAACAGTCGCGGGACATTCACCCGCTGGCGCCGACGCATCGAACCTTAAAAATACGATCTCCTGCATCGGCGTTTCTCCTGCCACTCCGCCGGGGAAAAACATCCCATTATGTGTACCGCTCTCGATCGAATCTCCGTCCTGCACCGCGACGGCCCTCTGGAAAAGACCGCTCCACCATGATCATGACCGCGGCGGTGCCGCCGTACAGACACAAAAAAATCGGCTCTGTAGAAACCCTCATACTTGGATCAATGGATCCTCTGACCATGAAGAGGTAGCGGATCCATTGCCTTCCTCACGATCTAGTCGGGGGACTACGCCCCTGAACACTCGAAAACCTTCGGTTTTCTCGAACTCGCTAACGCTCGTTCCCCCCACCATTGCGATAGGGAGCGGATGGCCGCCTTCTTCAATATACAGAGTTTATCCTTCCCCTGTCCTATCCTATTTTCGGGGGCCAGGAATTTTCCCTGTCGCTTCCACCTGATGGGATGATGATCGACGAGATGAATCTCCCGTCGTCGTCTCTTCGGTGATCGAAGTTCTCCTGATGTGCCCTGCGTTCCTATCAGTGCGTATCCAGGGGTGTGGGGAGGGGCACCGTGGGGGGCACCGTGGGTGTTTCGCCTCCCGGCGGCGTCGATATCGGCTGCGTTACCGAAGGCATGATGACCGGCGTCCGGATGTAGTTCTTTGTGATTGAGACCACGGTCTCCTTCTCCAGGTCCACGAACACCCAGAGTTGTGCGTCTTTTGTTTTTATTGCGACGGTCGGCACTGTTTCCGATCGTTCCACCCCTCTGAAGGCGTGTGTTACGGTGTTATAGTCCACGTCCGCGATCTCGTAGTCTCCATGGAGGTAGTCCTGCACGGTGGCGTTCGCAAGGGCGATCCTGACGGCCTCCGCCTTCTCGTCCTCCGTGAGGCCGGAGGGGGCCACAGGCCCGTCTCCATTCTCTACGCACCCGGCTACGAGTACAAAAAAGAGGATGAGTGCTCCTGTGGCGATCAGGCGTCCTGTCATATCAGATCCAGGTATAGTATTTCCATGCATTTCCCACTATGCTATGGGATTCCCGTATTGGACAGGGGGTGGGAGAACAGCCCCAATCTGTGGGAACATCCGAGTTCCACCTCACCCCCCCACTATTCCCCTGATAAAGGAAACCATCTCGAAAGACTGCAGTTCCTGAATCATCTGTCCACACAGGAACACTCTCATCTGACCAGATCTCATTGGCGTGATTAACATCATTTTCTCTGAATGCCAGATGTCCGCTCCGCACCCAATTATCATCTATCCAGATGTGGTACAGATAACCTCCACTCTCATATGTATCAGTTACGTAGATAGCATAATTCCTGTAGGTTGAAGAATCGGTTTCCCCGTGGAACTGCCATTCGCCCTCGTCATTATCGTATGTAAAGCATTGTTTCATGTTGTCTGGAACGGATCGTGCAACGCCCACTTCTGTCCAGCATTCAGTCGAGGGATTCGGCTTCTTTCCAACATGTGTGGTAATCACATGTTGGTAAGTCCCATCTGGTTCTACGAGCATTTCGCTCGGCTTCATATACACGTTGATTCCTCTGTACGCGTTGTTATTGGTGACAGACATCATCTGGAGTGCCTGTTCAAGTGCTCTTGTGCTGCTTTCCGCACTGAATGGTGAGTAATCGGGACCTCGAATTTTCTGAATAATTTTCAACTCTTCTGTTGACGGGGGAGTTCCTTTCCAGCATGCTCCGGTATCTGGATACCACCCATACCCTTGTTTTGCCAGTTCTCTTGTAATGTCATCGTTAGCGTAATTTTTAGACTTTAATTCGTTGATGAGTGTCTTTGCAGGACTTTCAAATTCATTGAGTTTTGCTGCTTCTTCTTTTGTGGGCAAGCGCTCCCGAATAACTCCCGGATCGAGAGATTCATACTGGTCGGTCGCTTCCGGCATCGCAGTTATTGCATTCACCGCCGATATTCCTGCTATGCTCACCAGCAGAAAAGCGAGGAGCAAGGAGAATGCCTGCATTACAATTCTTTTTTTCATGTTTTCTACCTCCAGTGTTCCCCGGAGGCACGGGCCATACCTTCAAGTATCAGAAAGGAATACAGTGTCATGCCTCCGGGCAGTGCGGGGTCCTGTCAGAGTCTTGACAACGTGGCGGGACCCTGCCGGGAGATCCTTTCGATCTCCACAACACGAAATATCCATATTGTATTATATATCATTTCTGGCACAATCGTCTAACAGTCGCAGGATTTTCACCTCCCCGAACGGATGCATCGAACCTGAAAAATACGATCTCCCGCATCGGCATTTCTCCTGCCTTCCTCCAAGGAAGAACACCCTATTCTGGCATCCTGCGCTCAATCAGATCTCCGTCCCGCACCGCGACGGCTCTCCTGAATAGACCGCTCCACCATGGCCGGGGCAGTACAGACACAAAAAAATCCTCCTCTTTCCTGTACCACAACGCAGATATCCCATCCCCCCATCAGTCCTCCATGAAGGTCTGTATCGTCTACTATTCTGCCACCGGGAACACGAAGAGGATCGCAGAGGCGGCCGCAGAGGCGACAGGCGCCGACCTCGTCGAGGTGAAGGACCTCGCGGCGTACTCGAAGGTGATGATGTACATCAAAGGGGCACCGAAGGCGAGGCGGGGAGAGAAGGCCGAGATCGAACCGGCCAGGATCGACGTCGCAGCCTACGATCTGATCGCCGTCGGGACGCCGGTCTGGGCGTTCAGGGTGGCGCCGGCCGCAAACGCCATTGTCGCCGCACTTGAAAACTGCGAGGGAAAAAAGGCTGTTGCCTTTGCAACGAGCGGGGGCGTGCCTGGCGAGATTCTTTCGATCCTTGCCCGACAGATCGAAGAGCGGGGGATGATGGTCGCCGGCACCTTCCACATCACCGATAAGGAGATCACAAAAGGGGAGGGGATGGACGGGCTTGCCCGCCTGATCAGTACTGCATCTGGCGCGTGATCGAGGAGAGAGAAAATTCGATCTCCTCGGGGGTGAGGGCGAAACTCTTCGCCCCTGCGGAGAACCTGAGGCCTTCGCCGCCGACGGTGCCGATGATATCGTACGGCAGGCCGGCAAGGGCGGCGGCGTCCCTGAAAGTGACGAGGAAGCGGCCGTAGGTCTCGGAGAAGAGGGCGGTCAGGGGATCGCCTGCAAGTTTCACCTCTGCGTCGGGGCAGAGCTTCGCAAGGGCCGCAAGGAGGCCGCCCTTCGAGAGGTCGGTGACGCCGGTGATAGCGTCGGCCGCCACACGGGCGCGGACCTCCGGGACGAGCGCGGGGTCTGCCATCTCCGGGGCCTCACCGCCGCAGCCGGTCATCGCGTCGAGGATGGAGCCGCCGAAGTGCGCACCGGTCTCCCCGACAAGAGCGATCCTGTCGCCTGCCGAGGGCCGCATCCACTGGCGGACAGGACCCCTGCCGACCATCCCGATGGACGGGGTCGGCTTGATCTCGGTCCCGTACTCGTCTGACTCATTGTACAGGGAGACGTTCCCGCCGACGACCGGAACATCCATTGCGCGGGCCATGTCGCCGAGGCCGAGCACCGCCTGCTCCATCTCCCAGAAGACCTCGGGGTGGAGGGGGCTTGCAAAGTTGAGGCAGTTGACGATACAGAGGGGTTCGGCGCCGACGCATGCAAGGTTCGCCGCGTTCTCGTAGACGGCGTTTGCCGCACCGGCGTATGGGGAGAGGGCGATCTGGCGGGGGTTGCAGCCGCAGGAAAGAGCGAGGGCGGCGTCTTCCAGACGGATCACGGCGGCGTCATGGGAGAGGGAGACCGAGCGCACCTGCACGTCGTGGTCGTACTGCCCGGATATCCAGGCCTTCGAGGCGATGTCAGGGTGGGCGAGCACCGCAAGGGCGAGGTCCTTCAGGTCGCCGGCAGGGGCGGCGTACGGGGTGCCCGCAGCCTTCGGCGCCTTCGGGAGGGCACAGCCCGGCGTCCCGCCGACGAGGAGGTCGACCGGGAGGTCGCAGACGACCTGTCCTTCGAACTCGACGATGTACCTGGACTCCGCGATCACCTCGCCGAT
This window of the Methanofollis ethanolicus genome carries:
- the frhG gene encoding coenzyme F420 hydrogenase subunit gamma, whose translation is MVEKITVGHVHMSGCTGCLVSFADNYEGLFKILDNYADLVYALTLVDVRHVPEMDVALVEGSVCLQDKCSVEEIKETREKAKIVVALGGCAAYGNITRFCRGGQWNQPQMESYVPIGDLIDVDVYIPGCAPTPQQIRNVCLMAYLLLKGTDEQKELAGAYLKPLMALAKRGDEACGCDLMYDVINQGLCMGCGSCAAACPVRAVTIEGGKPQIERDLCIKCGACYAQCPRSFFNFDVMNEFEGISELIKEVMQ
- the frhD gene encoding coenzyme F420-reducing hydrogenase, FrhD protein, producing MLFPEIVIVGCGNPLFADDGLGPEVIEELNRMQLPDNVKAIDAGLGAPHFIFTLIDPEVTKKIIVVDIADFGAEPGTLAELSLEDLPPGSYRDAHSWDLTEPLQRLKDRVEITILGVQPKRVTSPEMEIGLTEEVQKAIPKVVRHVLARIGVDYGATSEAKRDHLWKEGATQT
- the frhA gene encoding coenzyme F420 hydrogenase subunit alpha, giving the protein MSKVVEISPTTRHEGHSKLVLKVNDEGIVERGDWLSITPVRGVEKLAVGKTMEQVPKIASRVCGICPIAHTLAATEAMEASVGCYIPEDAMLLRYILQCANRLHSHALHNILSLPDMYLPGTDTKINPFSPEEPVRSVALRIQRLREIGQTIGEIVGGEAIHPSNPRVGGMYKNISPRAKQKVYDLAKEGRMLAHEQSEFMIAVFRNFQKRDWAEVAGRQVPIPKDLGYHNQGYMAAAPVYGSSSLDDNPTWFPERWTEVRPWDWYMGEEEITLEDKDYPVGGTTPAGEKAWPQMQACTGVPLYDGQPVEVGPRARLVQFKNYDLKGAMGLQIARQMEYEECLYGIMEAADALNTSGKVLADEIPQGDGSLGWAANEAPRGCDVHLTKVKDGKVRWFSMLVPTTWNFPTCSRALAGAPWELAEVIVRAYDPCVSCATHMLVVDENKKIVAQKLLE
- a CDS encoding plasmid mobilization protein — translated: MTKQGKKTEMVNIRLTPEDYAVLKIQAEGKGISIAQHARNIILKNLSLSPLSDEIMKPDDILRICKIALSEYLESEEYKIRQKVLIKETLKEMIE
- a CDS encoding response regulator, giving the protein MISVLLVDDDPMILDIIRLYLERGGEFSVTTCEGAIEALDILDNRFFDAIISDYEMPDMDGIKFLKIVRERGETSPFIIFTGHGREEIVIEAHTGGANFYLQKGGDPKKQFATLKNMVVRAVQNNGTRQR
- the mptA gene encoding GTP cyclohydrolase MptA — protein: MELPDVQSTTPDVRINLTRVGVKNVKKLVEVSRPGKRPVIFISNFDVFVDLPGSLKGANLSRNFEVIDEVLQEAIDGKVSEIEELCSVVARKLLDHHEYAERTEVLMRSEFMVRRETPVSKTSCHEVVKVHARAVARRNGHHPIIRKSIGAEVTGMTACPCAQDIMKDHAVHVMQDLGIEQEKITAFFEEVPMATHNQRGRGFLCIETDDDQHVSLETIIKVLKDSMSASIFELLKRGDENYVVMQAHRNPRFVEDCVREMARHVVSRFSDLPGDSMILIRQTNEESIHQHDAYAERKATLAELIAELNGD
- the ilvC gene encoding ketol-acid reductoisomerase; the encoded protein is MVEKYFDADADMGVLAGKKIAVIGYGSQGRGQALNLKDSGLNVVIGVRPGKSWEMAIKDGLEVFQVADAAREADVIQILLPDEDQAAVYRSAVRQGLTAGKTLMFSHGFNIHYGQIVPPPDVNVVMVAPKGPGHMVRRTYEEGKGVPALIAVEQDATGEAKAIALAYAKGIGATRAAVFETTFREETETDLFGEQAVLCGGCTSLIKAGFETLVANGYAPEMAYLEVLHELKLIVDLIYEGGFSGMRGSISNTAKYGDLTRGPRVVGPETYEAMQEILDEIQDGRFAKEWILENMTGRPVFTALTRADEEHEIECVGREIRALMPQFQKK
- a CDS encoding flavodoxin family protein, which gives rise to MKVCIVYYSATGNTKRIAEAAAEATGADLVEVKDLAAYSKVMMYIKGAPKARRGEKAEIEPARIDVAAYDLIAVGTPVWAFRVAPAANAIVAALENCEGKKAVAFATSGGVPGEILSILARQIEERGMMVAGTFHITDKEITKGEGMDGLARLISTASGA
- the purL gene encoding phosphoribosylformylglycinamidine synthase subunit PurL, with the translated sequence MLSADDLAFITGKLGRGLTDVEAACFENLWSEHCSYRSTKGLLKTLPTEGKNVILGPGDDAAIVRFSDTCALAVGMESHNHPSYVDPYDGAATGVGGIVRDIISMGARPIALMDPLYFGALSEEKTRYLFEHIVAGIGDYGNCIGVPVVRGETVFDPSYQGNPLVNVVCVGVVPPERFTTARVKAPGNRLVLFGSSTGRDGLGGASFASRDLSEGAEAEDRPSVQVGDPFTEKLLIEATCEMAETGKVLSCRDLGAAGLAGASSEMASSFGARLHADRVHLRETGMNPVEIMLAESQERMLVEVAPEDVALMGAIAEKYDLSWSEIGEVIAESRYIVEFEGQVVCDLPVDLLVGGTPGCALPKAPKAAGTPYAAPAGDLKDLALAVLAHPDIASKAWISGQYDHDVQVRSVSLSHDAAVIRLEDAALALSCGCNPRQIALSPYAGAANAVYENAANLACVGAEPLCIVNCLNFASPLHPEVFWEMEQAVLGLGDMARAMDVPVVGGNVSLYNESDEYGTEIKPTPSIGMVGRGPVRQWMRPSAGDRIALVGETGAHFGGSILDAMTGCGGEAPEMADPALVPEVRARVAADAITGVTDLSKGGLLAALAKLCPDAEVKLAGDPLTALFSETYGRFLVTFRDAAALAGLPYDIIGTVGGEGLRFSAGAKSFALTPEEIEFSLSSITRQMQY